The DNA region aagccactgggattaaggcatgtaccaccatacccagcttattttaatttttttagagctGGGAGGCCTTACAGAAATAGGTTGCAAGCTGGATTTGGCCTGTTGGATGAGTTTGCCAACTCCTGCAACAGAAAATGTAAtgcataaagagaaataaaaaataggtctTATGATGGATTTCTACTTGGGAGATAGCTTGTAATATTATGAATCACCAGTGGACATGGCAAAATGGCCTAGGCAGCCCTACTTATGACTTCtctgaaaatgttctttattcaGCAGGATCAAAGTTAGAAATTCAACCTTGTCCTTCCTGCCCTCTGGTACTCTCCAGTCAGCAAGTCCTTAGCCAACATGTGTGATATTTGAGGTTTGACTAGCTTAGTTGTTAATGTGGTAGCTTACTGTGAGGCAGGCCACCAAGTCATTAGCTGCTACTAGTGGGGCTCACTTGATTTATAATGGAAGGGAGAAACCAATGTCCACTGCAGCTGTCATCTGCCTCAGCTCTTTTCAAGTTTATATGCAGGAAATCATCTCCACCCAGGGAATCAGTACccagaatatcagaaaaaacacaGGAACAACCCTTTAATCAATCCTGCTtgactgacaaaacaaaaattcaagaGAGAGAACAAGACTCCAAGCCATTGTTTGGGGGCACAAGTAAAAATGACATATCAAAGTCGTCCTCCAacctgtaagggtaaaagaaattgaagttaaagtgtaaaagaccgggcattgtaaagtttctaaactgcaaagcctgggttaaattcctgaggcagttaagacaatgccctactggctATTTAGTTGATTTATAGCATTCAAgaccctgtgcagcttgtcacgtaggcattgcagggcctggaccaatcagtttgaatgtaaccccctccttaggaatgacctatcactccagcctgacctgttcccgccaatgtatgtactaatcaagtctaagaattattgtttgactttcccgtggtgtatgatgatttgttaaaggagactgtgatgcatgtaaaatccccgccctccccaaaaaagtgtacttaagcagtgctcagcccctgctcggggctctgggctgttctcccttcttgagtgggcacggagccctagcatgctagatcaataaatccccttctgccaattacatgagtggtctcttggtggtctctttctccgacgcttcacCGGACCCTTACAAACCCAAGTGAAGAACATCCAGTAAAGTCCAAGGAAGGCAACACAATAGTGGATATAAGGCCCAGCCTAGAACAGAAGGCCGACCTTGAGGAAAGGGACAAAGTATTGCATGGTTTGGAAGTCTCAGGATTTGAAGCAATCAAATTTGAAGAGTTTGGGCCAGACTTTATCAAGGAGTCAAACCTACTTAGCCTCCAGAAGACACACACAGGGGAGATGCCGTACGTGTACACAGAGTGGGGACCAAGCTTCAGCAGTATGTCTGTCCTTATCAAAAACCCAAGGACACACCCTGGAGAAAAGCCTTATGTGTGCAGGGAATGTGGGAGAGGATTTACCTGGAATCAAACCTCATCACACACCAGAGAACACACTCAGGAGAGAAACCTTATGTGTGTAAGGATTGTGGACGAGGCTTTACTTGGAAATCAAACCTCTTCACACATCAGCGAACACACTCAGGAGTCAAGCCTTTCATGTGCAAGGAATGTGGGCAGAGCTTTACCCTAAAGTCAAACCTAGTCACACATCAGAGGGcacacactggggagaagccttATGTTTGCAAGGAATGTGGGCATGGCTTTCGCCAGCATTCCCACCTCATCAGACATAAAAGGACACATTCAGGAGAAAAGCCTTATGTTTGCGGAGAGTGTGAACAAAGTTTTAGTCTGAAGTCCCACCTCCTCAGACACTTAAGGACACATACAGGAGAGAAACCTTACATATGCGCAGAATGTGGGCGTCACTTTAGCTGGAAATCAAACCTCAAGACACACCAGAGGACTCACTCAGGAGTTAGACCTTATGTGTGCTTAGAGTGTGGGCAATGCTTTAGCCTGAAGTCAAACCTCAACAAACACCAGAGATCACACACAGGGGAGAAGCCTTTTATATGCACAGAGTGTGGGCAAGGCTTTACCAGGAAGTCAACCCTCATTATACACCAGAGGACACACTCTGGGGAAAAGCCATTTGTATGCAGGGAGTGTGGGCGAGGCTTTAATGATAAGTCAACCTTGATTTCACAACAGAGGACACACTCAGGGGAAAAGCCTTTCATGTGCAGAGATTGTAGCAGAAGGTTTAGGCAGAAGCCAAACCTATTTAGGCATAAGAGGACACACTCGGGTTCCTTTGTTTGCAGGGAATGTGGGCAAGGCTTTTGTGATAAGTTAACTCTCATTAAACACCAGAGGGCACACTTAGGGGGGAAGCCTCACGTGTGCAGGGAGTGCGGGCAGGGCTTTAGCTGGCAGTCACACCTCATTAGATACCAGAGGAGCCATTCAGGAGAGAAACCTTATGTTTGCAGGAAATGTGGGGTGTTTTAGTCGGAAGTCAAATCTTTCATCAGAGGATACACTCAAGATAGAAACCTTGTGTGTATAAGTAGTGTAATGAAGCCTTTAGCAAGAGGTCACACTTCATCAGACAGCAGAGGACATGCACAGAACTATGGTTTCAGTCAGCCACTGCTAAAACACCACAGAGGAGACATCTTACAATTGACGGTAGTGTGCACGCCACTGTATTGGTGAGAGTTGCATTTCCAGTTCATCTAAAGGAGGATTGCTGGCCCATTTTCAAGAGCTTTGGCCTTCTCTAGTGGGCGTGCTTTATTGTGGAGTCCTTTAAATAGGGAATGGAGACTATTTCTGTGTAGTTTTCCAAGGACACTTTAACACTCCTTCCCTCATACCCTCATGACAGTACTAGAGCTTGTCTTTTGAAGTCTGTGTGACCTTCTAACTGAGAACAAAGACTTTGCTGACAGCATAGCTGATTTAATGTTGGTTCCTCAGATAATTATTCTTCACAGTCTTCTGTGGGTTTTACCTCCCCAATCTGGGTTTAGAGGGCCATTTTCTAGTGCCTCATCTTTAATATACTGAAGGTGACAACTCTAAATGTTTATACGCAAAAAAGTATCCCAGAGCCAACTACTTAGCATCCATTGCTCCCATGATAAGTAGAGAATATACTATGTTGAAAATTTTGAAGAAAGGATAGTAAACAGTGTGAAacaatgaataatatttaaatcCATGTCtgttattgccgcagtctggctgggcacaattcaggagccacttgtcaaaagaaacgaactttatttttagaaccacacacgccaaacaaaacagctcctcaggaaaaaccctcagagcccaactgccaccaccggcttcccacaagcctctcccacacccacaagcctctccacctcccccaatcctcctgctcttgaggccgattggctgggtcgcatgggcggagccaaaaaagtcccccaatgagcagcaccgtggtctgaaagggcagggaaacagcccaatgagcatcaccacagaggaaccaatcagctagatgttgctggggccgctgtgagccaatcatcagctggcagtctgaaaggtttgctggggccccttcggctgtggctctcaacagttatGGTCACCATTAGaaggtttcattaaaaaaaaaaaagaggtggtaACGAGTTTTAAAATAGCtaattaaatgtaatttaattctattttaattcaatattatGTAACAGTCATTAGATCTAAGTATGGTCAGATGACTTCTAGAGCCCTGAGACCTTTTCCGGGAtttgaataattaaaacaaatttcataATTATACTCATGATACTTTTTTCCACTGTGCTGAAATTTGCACTGATGGTGCAAAAGCAATAGTGAGTGAAACTAAGGGGGCCTTTGCATAAATCAAGGCAGTGTCACTAAACTGTACTGGGAGATATTTTTTCGCCAGCATACACTGGAGTTAGAAAAGGCAAGTTCCACTGAAGTTCCTCTTCATTGCCTAGctttcacaaggccctgggtttgatccccagcactgtaaaagaaaatagtaagTTTCCCATAAAGCATACAAGTTTTTATCAGTCCTtgaatacaatattttataattacagtttttattttgagatgattgTAGATTTATGTGCAGTTGTAAGAAATTATATATAGAGATCCTTTGTACTGtttgcccaatttttaaaaatatatttttagttgttgatagatctttattttatttattcatatgtggtgctgagaatcgaacccagtgcctcgcacatgccaggcaagttcaCTACagctgaaccacagccccagccctgcccaattttttaaaaaaaaaattttgttaagtgcccctgaattaacctaacccactgagccacatccccagccctttttattttttgagacagggtctcactaagttacttagtgcctcattgatttgctaaagctggctttgaactcatgatgctcctgcctcagcttcccaagccactgggattacaggcatgtggcaagCCACCATGACCAGCTGTTTGCCCAGTCTTTAAACTCCACATTACAGTATCACAAGCAAGATACTGATATGTGTacttttcaaaactattttctgtGATGAAATGGGAAATGCACACAAAGCTCTTCTATATCTTCAAGAACAATAGGTTGTTTCAAGGAAACACTTATGTGAGTTGTAAGCTGAACTAGCCACGTTAATAaggatgttatttttatttgaaagattgATTCACACACATTAAAAGTAGACATTTGGTCAAAAATGAAGTGATatttgggggttggggatgtagcttagtgatagagcacttgcctggcatgcacaaggccctgggttcagtgcccagtacTACATATTGCTGAGAGCCAAGgcggagtctgtatggcccctggcattttgccaacagtattgattgacaggcgaggcattactatctgcctctgCCGCTACTTTTGTGTTCTTGCACTTtagagttctcgtggggatttcccgagagttcccattggttggggaagtgcaggaggagggatttccgggagagatatttccggctgggggttcctggacgagccgtgtggcgtttgggaggattccccaggagctgtgtgaagtgttttcctgcagttcacaaataaagtttgttcctgcttcagtggctcgtgatttgtgcccagccagactgcggcaattggtggcccgtacCCGGaaccccgggacactcgggggtaagtgacgaaaaaaagctgctcgtccatagataggacgggagcaaatctgctcatccctaggcagatagggcgagaggaaaaatggccatttcgagaaaatggaaaagattgatacagtatgtttgtgtcttgttttgtctcagtgtattgtattgtctttgtgatgaaaatatggaaggggtgagaagtaaatttctaaGGGAAGAagacaccccagtggaaccaagaatagttaggacatgtgttgataagagcccaggaactctagtcagaaagaaaaagaaagttcagaagaagaaggattatcaggaaaaaagttgcagcaaaaggctattactaaatacttttcgttaccggagggtgtgtgaagcggagaggcggctgccgagtgtgcaagccggtcacagcgcagcaaggattttccaagaggcggcagcgactggcccttccctgcctcctggccggggagctgactcttccactgccgcgagcccaaatctagacctgacctggaggcacagtctcgcaggctcttgctccctgtgcccagtagcagtttgagtccgggacactccccagggccatctggggctgctcAGGACACTACAGCCAGCAAAAGATGCTactggcgtccctgatgtttggtcatttccaagtccagtaactacaatggttctcccacacctggaagctaatgagtaatgagcactattaaggcttatttcaaatgtaaaaaaccttgagataatgtactaaattgttcagaaggttgttttcttagtataatgctacaggattttctttagccatccggagttcctgccttcatcccagtgccagtaaagaccaaggtggaagaatttccagtgttgctgagatctggacgagacttcggctgagaaacagATGAAACTtcagagctgttgctgtttctgctgctacaacttaagctagctgcctgcagaacttacctggactgtgatttacctggactgtgagttaatctatcgagacactgctttacctggactgagacaacaaactgtaatctataacaaattgtaactcggtatctttgctaacagtgtcattgctggtataatttttccaagggcttcttgcatggagccatcaattggcttggtattgtggcattttgtatcctccctttctgtttgtagcaggttatttatggtgtttctgtaaaaaccactatggtcgttatttaaattaaacaaaagggggaaatgttagagtctataaacaagtcaaaataacacctggcattttgccaggggaatgttagagttcgtaaacaagtctggatggtgcctggcaaaatgccagagggagtggtttgagaagtaacaaaagcgagccattaagtgtggagattcctgattggttgactgctgtatctagtttatgctaattagataagctgtgtggaatgtataaatactgctcctgtcctgcactaaacggctcctactcctgctgtatcaatctacacaagttgttcgtcattccccggttattttgctgcagccgggctgcggcaacatatattcacaccaaaaagttgactttttaaaaaactgacaggaatttttgctaattttaagcaaaaaattTGAATTACAATAAAAAGTATTTCCCCTGTGAATGTGACAGTTTCTCAATACTTAGTTCTTTATGATGAGACTGATAGTAATATTAGTGAATATGAATCTGTAATAACAAATAATACAATTTATCAACCTTGGAATCTGTTTACCTCACAGAGCCAATGTTCCAAATGATTAATATGTGATATTGTAAAATCATACCTGggtaaagatttattttacatataaaatagacaaatggattttaatttagtaaatgtccaattcattccacattACAAGTAAGCTTTAAGAAATTATACTtgttgattttttgggggggtgggtactgggattgaactcaggggcacttagccactgagccacattcctagtcctattttgtattttatttagagacagggtctcactgagttgcttagtgcctcacttttgctgaggctggctttgaactcgtgatcctcctgcctcagcctcctgagctgctgggattacaggcgtgcgctatAATGCCCTATTGATATTTGATGTGCTGTCAAAGACTAATATCAACAAAGTATCTGAAAATGCCATTAAAATACTCCTTTATCTTCTAACTCTATATCTGTGTTAGGCCAGATTTtcgtttttctcttttattctttttcctttcctttccctttccctttccccttcccctccccttccctccccttcccttcccttccctttgtttgaacccaggggcactttaccactcagctacacccctaggccttcttatttatttatttatattttgagataagttctttcTAGGTTGCCAAGGCTTTCTTCTAAGTTGCAATCCTCCACCTTGGTCTCCAGAATCCCTGGGATTTCAAGagtgccccaccatgcctggctcttatCTTCACAGGTTAAATGCAAGGGTACATATTAAATAACAGCTGTTTTCTAGTAACTTAGACATTAAGTTACATACCATAAGAAGAAACATTCTATTTACATTAATATCCTGTATGGCTTACTACAATTTTGAGGGGAGGAGTGATACTAAAGAGTGAACCAGGgatacttcaccactgagccacactccccagcccattttattttttattttgagacatgttcttgctgagttacttagggccttgccaaattgttgaggctggccttgaacttgcaattgtcTTGtcaggagtagctgggattgttgACATATACCACTGTGTATGGCTAGCTTTGTGACTGTAATCATCTCTTTggtgtatgttttttaaaatatttattttttagttgtagttggacataatacctacacttcatttatttatctttatgtggtgctgaggattgaacccagggccttgcacatgctaggcgagtgctctaccactaagccacaaccccagccctggtgagtgtttttcttttcttttcaatttcattagtttatattattaatttcttcaaactgatttcctaattttattgctttatcatgctaatataataataatttatttatcttctttctttttactgttaTTTGAAAGTCAGTTCATTTCTGTGTGGcttataatttcttcttcttctttttttttttttttttttttggtactggggattgaactcaggggcattcggccactgagccacatccccagctctatttttattttattagagtcagggtatctcggaattgcttagcacctcacagttgctgaggctggctttgaattcatgatcctcctgtctcagcttcctgagctgctgggatcacaggtgtgtgccaccatgccaggcagtggcttataatttcaatttttattttttcttctaattaagAATAACTTACAGAGAACTTACAAATGgctaaatgtatatatttatttaatgcaatttcttaatgtttaatttttttagagagagagagaattttaatatttattttttagtttttggtggacacaataattttggtttgtatgtggtgctgaggatcgaacccgggccgcacgtatgccaggcgagcaggctaccgcttgagccacatccccagcccaatgtttaattttttatagatGTATGGTTTGTGGTTATATTAATGATTTGCCTGCATTTTATTAATCTATATTATATGTTTAACATAATTAAATCTGTGTTCTAAATGTAGATATAAACAATATTAGAACCAACATTAATATTTCCACCCCAGCAGAAGAAatgtcttaatttaaaaaaaaattaatacttccACTTATGTATACTAAATAAACTTGTAATCACATCAGTAAACATTTCTCTAATATTTCCATCAAATTTTTCTCAGCAGatttcaaatctattttatttatatgtctagaaattaatagtatttcttctttttaattttttttgtagttataggtggacagaatgcctttattttatatgtttgtttttatgtggtgctgaggattgaacccagtacttcacacatgctaggcaagcactctgccactgaaacccagccccagcccaatagtATTTcttcttgatgatttttttttctttttaaagtcatggAGCAATCCCAGATCCCATTTAACGATTTTATTAATCTGCTTTGTATTGctgcacttgtttttttttttttttttttttttttggtagaatttgtttttctgacttcttctttttcatcttgaTATTCTTGTTTTGTGAATGGAGTGTACCTTTAAATAGAATGCCACTTCACTTAAATTGGCAACATGTCAATATTATTAGACTGTGATATGTCACATACATGTACTGTTTTCCCTtggaaaaaacactaaaaaaggGAATAAACAGATACAAGTAATAAAGTAGCTGACTTAAGtcctaaattattaattattgcaTAAATGTAACTGAATATACTGATTTAAAGCAGATTGGCAGAGTGGATAAAAAATATGATACTATATCCTGTCTCCAAGAAATCAGTTTCAAATATAGTGGTTTAGGTGGATTAAAAGTGAatgaattggggctggggttgtagctcagcagtagattgTCGCctagcctagcacgtgcgaggctctcatcaccacattaaaataagtaaataaaataaaggcattgtgtccaactacacctaaagaataaatatttttttaaaaaagtgaatgaattGGGGCTGGGTAAATAGCTTAGTTGATAGATttcttgcacaaggccctgggttcaatctctagcaccacacacacaaaaaaagaaaacaagtgaatGAATTAAATGGCATATGTGGCAGAGTAAAAAGCTCCAGGAATTATTCCATTCAccaaaacaagttttttttttaaagagagagtatgagagagagagagagagagaattttttttaatatttattttttagttttcggcggacacaacatctttgtttgtatgtggtgctgaggatggaacccgggccgtacacatgccaggtgagcgcgctaccgcttgagccacatccccagcccactaaaaCAAGTATTGAGGTGGCAAGAACACAATTGATTATTTCAGAACTCTTGAGTCTGTTCAAACACTTGCAACACCCAGGGGATTACTTAATGAAGAacaatgcatatatattttggtGAATATCAGTATTTGATTACCAGTTATTAGGCCCTAATCCCAGCCTACAGCAGGCTGCCTTGGAGGAAGGCAGTTTATTACCCTGCTTTGTATTGTAGTGCTAGGGTTGGCAATAAGAACCTTGTCCTTTggggctggagttttggctcagtggcagggcacttacctggcacatgtgagtactgggtttgatcctcagcaccacataaaaataaataaataaaggtattttgtccagctacaactaaaatatatatatatatatatatatatatatatatatatatatatatattaaaaaagatccTTGTCCTTTGATAATCTGAGCTGTTTTTTTATCTGCCTGGCAGTGCCCTGAGGTACCAACACCAATTCCAACCACCATTTCAACCCTCTTGGGCTGAACAGGCTTCCTAGGTAGCATatgtcaaattaattttaaaagacaggaCACTTTGCTTTTTTCCTACTGGATTCATTTAAGGAGATTCCTTAACTGATCCTCGAGATAATGGAATAGAAACTTCAGTAAAGACAAATGACAAGGAATACAATCTGCAAAAATTTGGGAAAATCACCAAATGAATGGACAACTCTATACCTCTAAAATCAGCAATCGTCCCTGACCGGAGCACCAATtctcaacaaaaaaaatgtacaaaccatacaaataaacaagaaaatatagtCAATTAGCACGAAAAAAGGACAGACTATTCCTGAGGCACCTAGATGCTTCAGGAAGTTGGACTAACTAGATTTATCTAGATTTTAACTGTCTTTAAAATGCCCAATAGAGaccacagacaaaaaaaaaattaaaggagaccACTATATGATCAAGTAAGGAATATAAAAAAAGGAGgtaaaagttacttttaaaaataattaaaaagaagttttggagctgaaaaatacaataactgaATTGTAAAATCCAATTGGAAGAGACAcatgatataattaaaataattttaaaaactaataatatgAACAATTGCACTACATCCAAGCTGTAGCCAGTTTACTACTATCCAATTTTGAGCAGCTACTGGGACCATGGGACATATCCCCTGTGGATAAGAAAGGACCACTATAATATGAATAGTCCTATAAAActattaaattcataatttaaaatttctaaaaaagaaacCTACAGACCAAGCTAGTTTCactgaaaaattctaaaatatcgATAGAAATATTAACTGCAATTCCATGAAATCTCTGGTAGAACAGGAGTCGGCACTTTGCAAATCATTTTATGAGGCCCACATTATCCTGTCAGGAAAATCAAAGCACAAAACAGAGACAGGTATCCCTTatgaacacaaacaaaaaaagagaaatagaagactgGTTCAGTATTTGAAGATCATATAATATAATTCTCTATATTAGAAGACTAGTAACAAAATCACctgagaatcacagcctctgggacaggagtcctcttgcttctcctttgctagcagaTCAATAACTTTTTTCCTGTTTCCCAAAACTGTCCTTGTTAATAGATTGGCATCTCAGACAAGGACAGCTTTGGGTAACAAATTTGGCACCCCGGTTGAGGCCCCAGACCAGCCTCCATGCCAGCTTTCTtgggcaggcctggctctccaAGGAACCCCAATGGCTGTAAGATGCAAGTTGGTTGCAGAACTTGTTGAGAGCCATTGCCCTATCAtggtccactttgagaaaaaggaaactgaactcagtaAAGTCACAACACCTTTAGCGGTTTGCATGACCCCTGCCCTATGTAAGCCTTGTGTAGTAACCTGCCATTTGCCACTGTAGATCTCTGAACTGCCCTGATGCTTAATACTCTTAATTGTCCATGCCCCACCTGTTAGAGAACAAAGTCTTTGGGTTACTTGGccctctttcagcaggaagcagcttggagatgttgtcacccattttttttttttttcatggaaggggaatgtagaaattgacagtgggggaAATATAACAGTGgaccactttatgctttgaatatagctctCTGCTATATTCAGAGAtattgctgctctgccactgccacttatttttaaagtggatatgtttctttctcttcctctccccttgcTGTTCCCTAATTCTCcccttccctaatctcaggggaaacaggattccctttcttccccatcctaggcagagttatctgtccttgagcacacacccaccacagaacaaagtaattcagactttgagGATGGCACCAATGATTTCAGAAATTAACATCTCCCAAATCAACAAGTGAGTTACTAGTCTGGatagaacacatggaatgtagaCTTTgcgtggaatgtagcctttgaatcacctctttaaaagcctgTTTTCATGAAGGGTGGTGGCCAGCATCTCATTAAGGGGTACTTATTCCTGCCCAGGAtaatccaagccaccctaaaactaaacaatttTAGATAATTAGTATGTAAAAAAACACATACTCAGTATTTACAGAAAGCGAAGCCCctgatctagtccacatgggttctggaactagataAAGGGAAAATGGCTccggtggtttatttaagggggtccatcaaaggcagggataaggtttcaagggctgAGTCTTGCTTCGAGATGTCTTacagtcagcagattgattgatatcttggcaggtcacacccatctcaggtgctgtgtgggccacGGCAGAGTAGGAAAGAAATTCACATTGTCCATGGGCAGTTGACCAGAGGAAGTGTTTACTGGCCACTCCCATTTACCACGTGTCTCTATCCATGAGGCTTCCACGCGCAGTGACCCACATGCAACTCATGGACGGCTCTTGACACTCAATGCTCCCCTTCATGGGCATAAttacagcctctgggacagaagGCCccatgcttctcctttgctagcaaagcaataaaattctttttcctttttctcaaaactgtgtccttcttattggattggcatcagggagaAGCGCTGATCTTGTTTATCTCTCCCTCcctaattttgtttatctttgagGAGAGGAATTTCCTCAC from Marmota flaviventris isolate mMarFla1 chromosome 18, mMarFla1.hap1, whole genome shotgun sequence includes:
- the LOC117794839 gene encoding LOW QUALITY PROTEIN: zinc finger protein 875-like (The sequence of the model RefSeq protein was modified relative to this genomic sequence to represent the inferred CDS: inserted 1 base in 1 codon), with the translated sequence MPYVYTEWGPSFSSMSVLIKNPRTHPGEKPYVCRECGRGFTWNQXLITHQRTHSGEKPYVCKDCGRGFTWKSNLFTHQRTHSGVKPFMCKECGQSFTLKSNLVTHQRAHTGEKPYVCKECGHGFRQHSHLIRHKRTHSGEKPYVCGECEQSFSLKSHLLRHLRTHTGEKPYICAECGRHFSWKSNLKTHQRTHSGVRPYVCLECGQCFSLKSNLNKHQRSHTGEKPFICTECGQGFTRKSTLIIHQRTHSGEKPFVCRECGRGFNDKSTLISQQRTHSGEKPFMCRDCSRRFRQKPNLFRHKRTHSGGKPHVCRECGQGFSWQSHLIRYQRSHSGEKPYVCRKCGVF